The proteins below come from a single Candidatus Polarisedimenticolaceae bacterium genomic window:
- the hisG gene encoding ATP phosphoribosyltransferase, which yields MTPLQDRSNLKLALPKGRMQEGVFRLLGDAGIRIQTGARGYRPSVAFEGVEAKILKPQTIVEMLHLGTRDVGFAGADWVAELGGNLVELLDTGLDPVRLVAAAPASLLVEGALPSRPLVVASEYERLTRAWMQRRALDATFVLSFGATEVFPPEDADVIVDNTATGATLRANGLVIVDEVMRSSTRLYANA from the coding sequence ATGACGCCCCTCCAGGATCGATCGAATCTGAAGCTGGCCCTCCCGAAGGGACGCATGCAGGAGGGGGTGTTCCGCCTCCTCGGCGACGCCGGCATCCGCATCCAGACGGGAGCCCGCGGCTACCGCCCCTCGGTGGCGTTCGAGGGGGTCGAGGCGAAGATCCTCAAGCCGCAGACGATCGTCGAGATGCTCCACCTTGGGACGCGCGACGTCGGCTTCGCCGGCGCGGACTGGGTCGCGGAGCTCGGCGGGAACCTCGTCGAGCTCCTGGACACCGGCCTCGATCCGGTCCGCCTCGTCGCCGCCGCTCCGGCCTCGCTGCTCGTGGAGGGCGCGCTGCCGTCGCGCCCGCTCGTCGTCGCCTCGGAATACGAGAGGCTGACGCGTGCGTGGATGCAGCGGCGCGCCCTCGACGCCACCTTCGTCCTCTCGTTCGGCGCCACGGAGGTCTTCCCCCCCGAGGACGCCGACGTCATCGTCGACAACACGGCGACCGGCGCCACGCTCAGGGCGAACGGCCTCGTCATCGTCGACGAGGTGATGCGCAGCTCGACCCGCCTCTATGCCAACGCC
- a CDS encoding energy transducer TonB, translating into MSDTTLARPFGVALGLHLGAGSTIALLSWLSLGATPAPPELPLVFRTPPHRVILDGGGRPAPRRAAPRPAPARRELQQPIPTPEPARPEPPGPPVDTDLKGDPTFQGVPGPYDGAGGHGTGPEGPGWGDGPPGDDSGSSHEAPIDVTGTMTPPRLILKVSPEYPRIPLRMGLSGTVLLRAVIGPDGSVEEVALVRATSPLFVEAATDAVRRWRYTPALQSGRPVRVYFDAVVEFKIR; encoded by the coding sequence ATGTCGGACACGACCCTCGCCCGTCCGTTCGGAGTGGCCCTGGGACTTCATCTCGGCGCGGGGAGCACGATCGCGTTGCTCTCGTGGCTGTCGCTGGGTGCGACCCCCGCTCCTCCGGAGCTCCCGCTGGTCTTCCGCACGCCGCCGCACCGCGTGATCCTCGACGGCGGGGGGCGGCCCGCGCCGCGCCGGGCGGCGCCGCGCCCCGCTCCCGCGCGGCGGGAGCTGCAGCAGCCGATCCCGACGCCGGAGCCGGCGCGCCCCGAGCCCCCCGGACCGCCGGTCGACACCGATCTGAAGGGGGATCCGACGTTCCAGGGGGTTCCCGGTCCCTACGACGGCGCGGGAGGGCACGGCACCGGTCCCGAAGGTCCGGGTTGGGGCGACGGCCCTCCCGGTGACGATTCCGGATCGTCGCACGAGGCTCCGATCGACGTGACCGGCACGATGACCCCGCCGCGACTGATCCTGAAGGTGAGCCCGGAGTACCCGAGGATCCCGCTGCGCATGGGACTGTCCGGCACCGTCCTCCTGCGCGCGGTGATCGGCCCGGACGGCTCGGTCGAGGAGGTCGCGCTCGTGCGCGCGACGAGTCCGCTGTTCGTGGAGGCGGCGACCGACGCGGTGAGGCGGTGGCGCTACACCCCGGCGCTGCAGTCGGGACGACCGGTGCGCGTCTACTTCGATGCGGTCGTGGAGTTCAAGATCCGTTGA
- a CDS encoding PspC domain-containing protein produces MAGKLVRKEGMIAGVCAGIADWIGWDVTTVRVLYVVLSILSAAFPGILVYLILWLVMPKD; encoded by the coding sequence ATGGCAGGCAAGCTGGTCCGGAAGGAAGGGATGATCGCAGGCGTCTGCGCGGGGATCGCCGACTGGATCGGCTGGGACGTGACGACGGTCCGCGTGTTGTACGTCGTCCTCTCGATCCTCTCCGCGGCGTTCCCCGGGATTCTGGTGTACCTGATCCTGTGGCTGGTGATGCCGAAGGACTGA
- a CDS encoding TspO/MBR family protein — protein sequence MVKSVGVLFVFLVAAFSAAAIGGLATARGVVEWYPTLAKPTWTPPSWLFGPVWTVLYATMGVAAWLVWRAAGNFRSARRELALWGIQLTLNAHWSIAFFGMRAPGAALLNILLLWLAISATIVVFQRRSRPAAWLMVPYLAWVTFATALNAAIWRLN from the coding sequence GTGGTGAAGTCCGTCGGCGTGCTGTTCGTCTTCCTCGTCGCGGCGTTCTCGGCCGCCGCGATCGGCGGCCTCGCCACCGCGCGCGGCGTCGTCGAGTGGTATCCGACGCTCGCGAAGCCCACGTGGACGCCGCCGTCGTGGCTGTTCGGGCCGGTGTGGACCGTTCTCTACGCGACGATGGGGGTTGCGGCGTGGCTCGTGTGGCGCGCCGCGGGGAACTTCCGCTCCGCGCGGCGGGAGCTGGCGTTGTGGGGGATCCAGCTGACCCTGAACGCGCACTGGTCGATCGCGTTCTTCGGCATGCGCGCCCCGGGGGCGGCGCTTCTCAACATCCTGCTCCTGTGGCTCGCGATATCGGCGACGATCGTCGTCTTCCAACGGCGCTCGCGTCCCGCCGCATGGCTGATGGTCCCCTACCTGGCGTGGGTCACGTTCGCGACGGCGTTGAACGCGGCGATCTGGCGGCTGAACTGA
- a CDS encoding dehydrogenase E1 component subunit alpha/beta, which translates to MREAPDETRALELYRTILLPRMIEEKMLLLLRQGRLSKWFSGIGQEAIAAGVVTALDKDDWILPMHRNLAVFTTRGLDLVKLFHQLLGKEGGFTKGRDRTFHFGTLEHRIVGMISHLGAMLPVADGLALAAKLRGERRVACAFTGDGATSEGDFHEAVNLAAVWKLPVLFVVENNQWGLSTPTAEQYACKDIADKAIGYGIPGEVVDGNDVLAVVDAVSRAAERARKGDGPTLLEFKTFRMRGHEEASGTAYVPKHLFEEWGKKDPILRYEAHLAERGFLDETAKARIRLELKARIDGLVDEAYAAADPDSTPEREVADVYAPSSLVPVPPAPDAPMRELRYVDAVKDAMQVAMRRDPKIILMGQDIAEYGGVFKATEGFAEEFGRERVRNTPIIESGAVGCAMGLALDGFVPMIEMQFGDFITCGFNQIVNNLAKNHYRWGARVPVVIRAPIGGGTGAGPFHSQNVEAWFTHVAGLKVIAPATPYDAKGLLLSAFEDGNPILYLEHKQLYRSVKGMVPEGHYTLPLGKAAVVREGWEATVVTWGAGVSWAVEAAKELAFEGYEVEVIDLRTLLPWDRETVDASVRKTSKVLVLHEAPITGGFGAEVAATIAHDCFQHLDAPVERLGGLDTPVPFSKHLEEVFSPKARLVPTLRTLLSW; encoded by the coding sequence ATGCGCGAAGCCCCCGACGAGACCCGCGCCCTCGAGCTCTATCGCACGATCCTCCTCCCGCGGATGATCGAGGAGAAGATGCTCCTGCTCCTCCGGCAGGGGCGCCTGTCGAAGTGGTTCTCCGGCATCGGCCAGGAGGCGATCGCCGCGGGGGTCGTGACCGCCCTCGACAAGGACGACTGGATCCTCCCGATGCACCGCAACCTCGCGGTGTTCACGACGCGCGGCCTCGACCTCGTCAAGCTGTTCCACCAGCTCCTCGGAAAGGAAGGCGGGTTCACCAAGGGGCGCGACCGCACCTTCCACTTCGGGACCCTCGAGCACCGGATCGTCGGGATGATCAGCCACCTCGGCGCGATGCTCCCCGTCGCCGACGGGCTCGCCCTGGCGGCGAAGCTCCGCGGGGAACGACGCGTCGCCTGCGCCTTCACCGGCGACGGCGCCACGAGCGAAGGCGATTTTCACGAGGCCGTCAATCTCGCCGCCGTGTGGAAGCTCCCGGTGCTCTTCGTGGTCGAGAACAACCAGTGGGGGCTTTCGACCCCGACCGCCGAGCAGTACGCGTGCAAGGACATCGCCGACAAGGCGATCGGATACGGGATCCCCGGCGAAGTCGTGGACGGCAACGACGTCCTCGCCGTCGTCGACGCCGTCTCGCGCGCCGCGGAACGGGCCCGGAAGGGGGACGGCCCGACGCTTCTCGAGTTCAAGACCTTCCGGATGCGCGGCCACGAGGAGGCTTCGGGGACCGCCTACGTCCCGAAGCACCTCTTCGAGGAGTGGGGGAAGAAGGATCCGATCCTGCGTTACGAGGCGCACCTCGCCGAACGCGGGTTTCTCGACGAGACGGCGAAGGCGAGGATCCGTCTCGAGCTCAAGGCGCGGATCGACGGCCTCGTGGACGAGGCGTACGCGGCGGCCGATCCCGACTCGACGCCGGAGCGCGAGGTGGCCGACGTCTACGCACCTTCGAGCCTCGTCCCCGTCCCCCCCGCTCCCGACGCCCCGATGCGCGAGCTGCGTTACGTGGACGCGGTGAAGGACGCGATGCAGGTCGCGATGCGCCGCGACCCGAAGATCATCCTGATGGGGCAGGACATCGCGGAGTACGGCGGCGTCTTCAAGGCGACGGAGGGGTTCGCCGAAGAGTTCGGGCGGGAACGGGTGCGCAACACGCCGATCATCGAATCCGGTGCGGTCGGGTGCGCGATGGGGCTCGCGCTCGACGGGTTCGTGCCGATGATCGAGATGCAGTTCGGCGATTTCATCACCTGCGGCTTCAACCAGATCGTCAACAATCTCGCCAAGAACCACTACCGCTGGGGCGCGCGCGTCCCCGTCGTGATCCGGGCGCCGATCGGCGGCGGCACCGGCGCGGGGCCGTTCCACTCGCAGAACGTCGAGGCGTGGTTCACGCACGTCGCCGGGCTCAAGGTGATCGCCCCCGCCACGCCGTACGACGCGAAGGGGCTCCTGCTCTCCGCCTTCGAGGACGGAAACCCGATCCTCTACCTCGAGCACAAGCAGCTCTACCGCTCGGTGAAGGGGATGGTCCCCGAGGGGCACTACACCCTTCCGCTCGGGAAGGCCGCCGTCGTCCGCGAGGGCTGGGAGGCCACGGTCGTGACGTGGGGTGCCGGGGTGTCCTGGGCCGTCGAGGCCGCGAAGGAGCTCGCGTTCGAAGGGTACGAGGTCGAGGTGATCGACCTGCGCACGCTCCTGCCGTGGGACCGGGAGACGGTCGACGCCTCCGTGCGCAAGACGTCGAAGGTCCTCGTCCTGCACGAGGCTCCGATCACCGGCGGCTTCGGGGCGGAGGTCGCGGCGACGATCGCGCACGACTGCTTCCAGCACCTCGACGCGCCGGTCGAGCGCCTGGGCGGGCTCGACACGCCGGTCCCGTTCTCGAAGCACCTGGAGGAGGTCTTCTCCCCCAAGGCGCGGCTGGTGCCGACCCTCAGGACCCTGCTGTCGTGGTGA
- a CDS encoding FAD-dependent oxidoreductase translates to MNAPQPPIVVVGAGVAGLSTALVLAREGVRVRVIARERSPHTTSDVAAAVWYPFRVGPPDRALAWSRRTLEVFRTLLGIPEAGVTWLPGIDLYPDAGAEEPWWKDAVPAFRRAAAAELPPGFGGGFVLEAPVVRMPVYLKWLEARLASRGVFVEEREVDSLDACFAEAPVVVNATGLGARDLLGDRDVRPVRGQIVRVAPGGARRFVQADHGPGELAYVIPRPDCVILGGTQDEDAWDTSVDPAVARGIVARCEQLEPGLRAAPVVSHAVGLRPWRREVRLEAEIRRDGTLVHNYGHGGAGVTMSWGCAEEAARLVLSALR, encoded by the coding sequence ATGAACGCCCCGCAGCCGCCGATCGTGGTCGTCGGCGCCGGCGTCGCCGGGCTTTCGACCGCACTCGTCCTCGCGCGCGAGGGGGTGCGGGTCCGCGTGATCGCGCGGGAGCGTTCGCCGCACACGACCTCCGACGTCGCCGCGGCGGTCTGGTACCCGTTCCGCGTCGGCCCTCCCGACCGCGCCCTCGCCTGGAGCCGCCGGACTCTCGAGGTCTTCCGAACCCTGCTCGGCATCCCCGAGGCGGGGGTCACGTGGCTGCCGGGGATCGACCTCTACCCCGACGCGGGGGCCGAGGAGCCCTGGTGGAAGGACGCGGTTCCCGCGTTCCGCCGCGCGGCGGCCGCCGAGCTTCCGCCCGGGTTCGGCGGCGGATTCGTCCTCGAGGCCCCCGTCGTACGCATGCCGGTCTACCTGAAGTGGCTCGAGGCCCGCCTCGCGTCGCGAGGCGTCTTCGTCGAGGAGCGCGAGGTCGACTCGCTCGACGCCTGTTTCGCGGAAGCGCCGGTCGTCGTGAACGCGACGGGACTCGGGGCGCGAGACCTCCTCGGCGACCGCGACGTCCGCCCGGTGCGGGGCCAGATCGTCCGCGTCGCCCCGGGCGGAGCGCGGCGCTTCGTCCAGGCCGACCACGGCCCGGGGGAGCTCGCCTACGTCATCCCGCGTCCCGACTGCGTGATCCTCGGCGGCACCCAGGACGAGGACGCCTGGGACACCTCGGTCGACCCCGCGGTCGCGCGGGGGATCGTGGCGCGCTGCGAGCAGCTCGAGCCCGGCCTGCGAGCCGCTCCCGTGGTCTCGCACGCGGTGGGGCTGCGCCCGTGGCGGCGCGAGGTACGCCTGGAGGCGGAGATCCGGCGCGACGGCACCCTCGTGCACAACTACGGGCACGGCGGCGCGGGGGTGACGATGAGCTGGGGGTGCGCGGAGGAGGCCGCGCGCCTGGTCCTTTCGGCCTTGCGCTAG
- a CDS encoding MG2 domain-containing protein, producing MKSVRPLAAILAIVPAIVCSPSFAADAPRVTAATGDATRIQLVFDRAVVALGAADPSGTPPAWLRMEPKAEVRWRWAGTSTLVGEPAKPLPRATTFRISVGAEVAPYAFEFSTPAPRAVLLAQGPPDAELLAWAEWAFDSGNTGTGGAIAPDEALRVVFDQPVEPASVAAAIAASTTPRPLAGAASLLDAPARRKLSPDQLAAYEAFVASAKGTKQPKVAVRVEPIAGTDGRAFRVSPLGTWPESAVLRLAVAAGVRSTEGPNPGAAASATFDTPWPFGPASIEGRAAMRAKGFDPESTAVRFSSPVRWADAVERVTLRDASGKVVNPVPAEAAWYWTWAEPILRLDPFDVQGGGRYTLCVEAGMKDAWGRTLGFPWCGSFETAHFAPRLQVVEAQGVLESDGPRMIPVGVLNVTSYRVEHRAIAEEDLVAALQAPEQAPGSGAAAVQTKVPQDRWRTIALDLDAVLRGRPGIVRSTLAVNGVVPDSEFDANEGARLREPRTAITQVTGIGLTVKSSVRAGTLVWATRLRDAMPVEGAEITLRDKDNAVMWRGRTDARGLARTATDLDPKKVFVVTARQGDDLAYTRASWSEGHRGWEFNLPVDWRDEKPVEGTIWTDRGVVRPGESVHVKAVLRDRSDSGLRRPAAKEVAFLVRDARGAEVATSTAPVDAWGLAETEVKVPAGASLGFWTVEAKGTFVSGAFRVAEFRRPKFRVSVDAPARRVIAGDEVAAGIEGAFLAGGPMRGAAARWVVRSEPSWWRPEGNAWDGWSFVADAFDDFEAPSSGERVIAQGEGVLDAQGRLAVAIARAEGVSTRPARLTIEAEVEDVDRQTSASRTGVDVLPGEFLAAVRRPPYFLEAKPATFEVAAVDPSGNAVAGRELVVALERRRWDSVRRRDAVGRFAYESRPVVEKLAETTVESGQAPVEVRFDLAEGGEYAVVARSKDARGNAVAASAPFYVLGPGFTPWRRDRENRIEIVAEKQVYAPGETARLLVKSPWEKAHALVTIERAGVIEARLQTLEGTMPVVEIPVLDAYAPNVFVSVVLMRGRVEASASAEAIDPGRPQYRIGYAEITVPPQGRRLAVEAKAVKDEYRPGQIASVKVKVAGDDGGPRRAAVTLWAVDAGVLALSGYRAPDLVEVFFERQGLGVTTAESRTRLIGRRSYGTKGDKAGGGGGRDPGEQALRRDFRALAVWRGDLVTGEDGTAVVDFPVPDSLTTYRLMAVAVGGDELFGTGESEFRVTKPIGVEPALPRFLRPGDRAQAGVVARNRTAADAEFEVTASVAAGPLAIEGDAVRRVRVPSGGSVEVPFAWTAAAPGEARLRFEATAGAERDAMEVVLPVVAVAPTETSATFFAVEGKADQRVRVPDDVFASAGGLEVRLASSVLLESIAAWRWLADYPYGCAEQTSSKVLGLVAAKRLGYEAFGADLQSLADRLATFQRPDGGFALWTSGDRSWESLSPYVAWALVEARRGGATVDPAVLKRAGDYLSALLRLGGFGFGERDGWTTRVTALHALEKLGRPEPAYFQDLFDRRADGRPTWARAILARTMLASNPKDPRAGVLAQEVRGRLAVEARAARLREPVPEWAYWFFGGDGRADASVLMLLVETDPELADKLARSILEQTTKRGSRTTHDSAWALQALARYREVREAGAGPREAEARVDGKRVVEGRFSGDAAQQVAGSMTMESLLKRAAKAKDRTLALTVETTGSGPVHAGAILSYAPRSERPAITRGLKLERRLPMRAAAGEEVVLEIAIEATGPVRYVAIDVPIPAGLEAIDPGLATTSTEPAAEEERPWWEPGIDHVERHDDRVTLFATELPMGRTVHRVPCRATTPGTYAVAPARAEAMYAPEIFGTVSGGTFRVEPAE from the coding sequence ATGAAATCCGTTCGCCCCCTCGCGGCGATCCTCGCGATCGTCCCCGCCATCGTGTGTTCGCCTTCGTTCGCCGCCGACGCGCCGCGGGTGACCGCCGCGACCGGCGACGCGACGCGGATCCAGCTCGTCTTCGACCGCGCCGTCGTCGCGCTCGGCGCGGCCGACCCGTCCGGCACCCCGCCGGCGTGGCTCCGGATGGAGCCGAAGGCGGAGGTGAGGTGGCGCTGGGCGGGGACCTCGACCCTCGTCGGCGAGCCGGCGAAGCCGCTCCCGCGCGCGACGACCTTCCGGATCTCCGTCGGGGCGGAGGTCGCGCCGTACGCCTTCGAATTCTCCACCCCCGCGCCGCGGGCGGTGCTTCTCGCCCAGGGGCCTCCCGACGCGGAGCTTCTCGCCTGGGCGGAGTGGGCGTTCGACTCCGGGAACACCGGAACGGGGGGAGCGATCGCCCCGGACGAGGCGCTGCGGGTGGTCTTCGACCAGCCGGTGGAACCGGCGAGCGTGGCCGCGGCGATCGCGGCTTCCACGACGCCGCGACCGCTCGCGGGGGCCGCGAGCCTGCTGGATGCGCCGGCGCGCCGGAAGTTGTCCCCCGACCAACTCGCGGCGTACGAGGCGTTCGTCGCCTCCGCGAAAGGGACGAAGCAGCCGAAGGTCGCGGTGCGCGTCGAGCCGATCGCGGGGACCGACGGGCGGGCCTTCCGTGTCTCCCCGTTGGGGACGTGGCCGGAGTCGGCGGTGCTGAGGCTCGCCGTCGCCGCGGGCGTGCGATCGACGGAAGGGCCCAACCCGGGAGCCGCCGCGTCCGCGACCTTTGACACTCCCTGGCCGTTCGGGCCGGCGTCGATCGAGGGACGGGCGGCGATGCGCGCGAAGGGGTTCGACCCCGAGTCGACGGCGGTGCGTTTCTCCTCGCCGGTGCGCTGGGCGGACGCGGTGGAGCGGGTCACGCTGCGCGACGCCTCCGGGAAGGTCGTGAACCCGGTCCCGGCCGAGGCGGCGTGGTACTGGACCTGGGCCGAGCCGATCCTCCGTCTCGATCCGTTCGACGTCCAGGGCGGCGGGCGGTACACGTTGTGCGTCGAGGCGGGGATGAAGGACGCCTGGGGGCGGACCCTGGGCTTCCCCTGGTGCGGGTCGTTCGAGACCGCGCACTTCGCGCCGCGCCTGCAGGTCGTGGAGGCGCAGGGCGTGCTCGAGTCCGACGGGCCGCGCATGATCCCCGTCGGCGTCCTCAACGTCACGAGTTACCGGGTGGAGCATCGCGCGATCGCCGAGGAGGACCTCGTCGCCGCGCTCCAGGCGCCCGAGCAGGCGCCGGGCTCCGGGGCGGCCGCGGTGCAGACGAAGGTCCCGCAGGACCGGTGGCGCACGATCGCCCTCGACCTCGACGCGGTGCTTCGCGGCCGGCCCGGAATCGTCCGATCGACGCTCGCGGTGAACGGCGTCGTGCCCGACTCGGAGTTCGACGCGAACGAGGGGGCCCGGCTTCGCGAGCCCAGGACGGCGATCACGCAGGTCACGGGGATCGGGCTCACGGTGAAGTCGAGCGTGCGTGCGGGGACGCTCGTGTGGGCGACCCGCCTTCGCGACGCGATGCCGGTCGAGGGGGCGGAGATCACCCTGCGCGACAAGGACAACGCCGTGATGTGGCGCGGCCGCACCGACGCGCGCGGCCTCGCGCGCACGGCGACCGACCTCGACCCGAAGAAGGTCTTCGTCGTCACCGCGAGGCAGGGGGACGATCTCGCCTACACGAGAGCGAGCTGGTCCGAGGGGCACCGGGGCTGGGAGTTCAACCTCCCCGTCGACTGGCGCGACGAGAAGCCGGTCGAGGGCACGATCTGGACCGACCGCGGGGTCGTCCGCCCGGGAGAGTCGGTCCACGTGAAGGCGGTCCTTCGCGACCGCAGCGACTCCGGACTTCGCCGCCCGGCCGCGAAGGAGGTCGCCTTCCTCGTTCGCGACGCGCGCGGGGCGGAGGTCGCGACCTCGACCGCGCCGGTCGACGCGTGGGGGCTCGCGGAGACCGAGGTCAAGGTCCCGGCGGGAGCCTCGCTCGGCTTCTGGACCGTGGAGGCGAAGGGGACGTTCGTCTCGGGAGCGTTCCGCGTCGCCGAGTTCCGTCGCCCGAAGTTCCGCGTGTCGGTGGACGCCCCGGCGCGTCGCGTGATCGCGGGGGACGAGGTCGCCGCCGGGATCGAGGGGGCCTTCCTCGCCGGCGGCCCGATGCGCGGGGCGGCGGCGCGGTGGGTCGTGCGCAGCGAGCCGTCGTGGTGGCGCCCGGAGGGGAACGCCTGGGACGGCTGGTCGTTCGTCGCCGACGCCTTCGACGATTTCGAGGCGCCGTCGTCGGGGGAGCGGGTGATCGCCCAGGGCGAGGGGGTTCTCGACGCGCAGGGACGGCTCGCGGTCGCGATCGCGCGCGCGGAGGGCGTATCGACCCGCCCGGCGCGCCTGACGATCGAGGCCGAGGTCGAGGACGTCGACCGTCAGACCTCCGCCTCGCGCACGGGGGTGGACGTGCTCCCCGGCGAGTTCCTCGCGGCGGTTCGGCGCCCCCCGTATTTCCTCGAGGCGAAGCCCGCGACGTTCGAGGTCGCCGCCGTCGACCCGTCGGGAAACGCGGTCGCGGGGCGCGAGCTCGTGGTCGCCCTCGAGCGGCGCCGCTGGGACAGCGTGCGGCGCCGGGACGCCGTCGGGCGATTCGCCTACGAGTCCCGGCCGGTCGTCGAGAAGCTCGCCGAGACGACGGTCGAGTCCGGTCAGGCCCCGGTCGAGGTTCGTTTCGACCTCGCGGAGGGGGGCGAATACGCGGTCGTCGCGCGGTCGAAGGACGCGCGTGGAAACGCGGTCGCCGCGAGCGCGCCGTTCTACGTCCTCGGCCCCGGGTTCACGCCGTGGCGGCGCGACCGCGAGAACCGCATCGAGATCGTCGCGGAGAAGCAGGTCTACGCTCCCGGCGAGACGGCGCGGCTGCTGGTGAAGTCGCCGTGGGAGAAGGCGCACGCCCTCGTGACGATCGAGCGGGCGGGGGTGATCGAGGCGCGCCTGCAGACCCTCGAAGGGACGATGCCGGTCGTCGAGATCCCCGTGCTCGACGCCTACGCCCCGAACGTCTTCGTCTCGGTCGTGCTGATGCGCGGGCGGGTCGAGGCGTCGGCCTCCGCCGAGGCGATCGATCCGGGGCGGCCGCAGTACCGGATCGGCTACGCGGAGATCACGGTCCCGCCGCAGGGGCGCAGGCTCGCGGTCGAGGCGAAGGCGGTGAAGGACGAGTACCGCCCCGGCCAGATCGCGTCGGTGAAGGTGAAGGTCGCGGGGGACGACGGCGGTCCCCGCCGCGCGGCGGTCACGTTGTGGGCCGTCGACGCCGGGGTGCTCGCGCTGAGCGGCTACCGGGCCCCGGACCTCGTCGAGGTCTTCTTCGAGAGGCAGGGGCTCGGCGTCACGACGGCGGAGTCGCGCACGCGGCTGATCGGCCGTCGCTCGTACGGGACGAAGGGGGACAAGGCCGGCGGCGGCGGCGGGCGCGACCCCGGGGAACAGGCGCTGCGCCGCGACTTCCGCGCGCTGGCGGTCTGGCGCGGCGACCTCGTCACGGGCGAGGACGGGACCGCCGTCGTCGACTTCCCCGTTCCCGACAGCCTGACGACTTATCGCCTGATGGCGGTCGCGGTCGGCGGCGACGAGCTCTTCGGGACCGGCGAGTCCGAGTTCCGCGTCACGAAGCCGATCGGGGTCGAGCCCGCGCTCCCGCGGTTCCTGCGCCCGGGAGATCGCGCCCAGGCGGGGGTCGTCGCGCGCAATCGCACCGCCGCCGACGCGGAGTTCGAGGTGACGGCTTCGGTCGCCGCGGGACCGCTCGCGATCGAGGGCGACGCCGTGCGCAGGGTGCGCGTGCCGTCGGGAGGCTCGGTCGAGGTGCCCTTCGCCTGGACGGCCGCGGCGCCCGGGGAGGCGAGGCTGCGTTTCGAGGCGACGGCGGGCGCCGAGCGCGACGCGATGGAGGTCGTGCTCCCGGTCGTCGCCGTCGCGCCGACGGAGACGTCGGCGACGTTCTTCGCGGTCGAGGGGAAGGCGGATCAGCGCGTTCGGGTTCCCGACGACGTGTTCGCGTCCGCCGGCGGGCTCGAGGTGCGGCTCGCATCGTCGGTCCTCCTCGAGTCGATCGCCGCGTGGCGCTGGCTCGCGGACTACCCCTACGGTTGCGCGGAACAGACGTCCTCGAAGGTGCTCGGCCTCGTCGCCGCGAAGCGGCTCGGGTACGAGGCGTTCGGGGCCGACCTCCAGTCGCTCGCGGATCGCCTCGCCACCTTCCAGCGTCCCGACGGCGGGTTCGCGTTGTGGACGTCGGGGGATCGCAGCTGGGAGTCGTTGTCCCCGTACGTCGCGTGGGCGCTCGTGGAGGCACGGCGCGGCGGGGCCACGGTCGACCCCGCGGTGCTGAAGCGCGCGGGGGACTACCTCTCCGCGCTGCTCCGCCTCGGGGGGTTCGGCTTCGGGGAGCGCGACGGGTGGACGACCCGGGTGACCGCGCTCCACGCGCTCGAGAAGCTCGGGCGTCCCGAGCCGGCGTATTTCCAGGACCTCTTCGACCGGCGCGCCGACGGGCGGCCGACGTGGGCGAGGGCGATCCTCGCGAGGACGATGCTCGCCTCGAACCCGAAGGACCCGCGCGCGGGGGTGCTCGCGCAGGAGGTGCGCGGCCGCCTCGCCGTCGAGGCGCGCGCGGCGCGGCTGCGGGAGCCCGTCCCGGAGTGGGCGTACTGGTTCTTCGGCGGCGACGGTCGCGCGGACGCCTCGGTGCTGATGCTCCTCGTCGAGACCGACCCCGAGCTCGCCGACAAGCTCGCCCGGTCGATCCTCGAGCAGACGACGAAGCGCGGTTCGCGCACGACCCACGACAGCGCCTGGGCGCTCCAGGCGCTCGCGCGATACCGCGAGGTGCGCGAGGCGGGCGCCGGGCCGCGCGAGGCGGAGGCGCGCGTGGACGGCAAGCGCGTGGTGGAGGGACGGTTCTCCGGCGACGCCGCGCAGCAGGTCGCGGGGTCCATGACGATGGAGTCGCTCCTGAAGCGCGCGGCGAAGGCGAAGGACCGCACGCTCGCGCTGACCGTCGAGACGACGGGGAGCGGCCCCGTCCACGCGGGCGCGATCCTGAGTTACGCCCCGCGTTCGGAACGCCCGGCGATCACACGGGGACTGAAGCTCGAGCGGCGCCTTCCCATGCGGGCGGCCGCGGGGGAGGAGGTCGTCCTCGAGATCGCGATCGAGGCGACGGGGCCGGTGCGTTACGTCGCGATCGACGTCCCGATCCCCGCGGGGCTCGAGGCGATCGACCCGGGGCTCGCGACGACCTCGACGGAACCGGCGGCGGAGGAGGAGCGGCCCTGGTGGGAGCCGGGGATCGACCACGTCGAGCGGCACGACGACCGCGTGACCCTGTTCGCGACCGAGCTGCCGATGGGACGCACGGTGCACCGCGTCCCGTGCCGGGCGACGACGCCGGGAACGTACGCGGTCGCCCCCGCCCGGGCCGAGGCGATGTACGCCCCCGAGATCTTCGGCACCGTCTCCGGCGGCACGTTCCGGGTGGAGCCGGCCGAATGA